The window GAGGACGATCGCCAGGCCGATGCCGATCTCCGCCGCCGCGATGGCGATGGTGAAGAGGGTGAGGGCCTGGCCGGAGTGCAGGGCGTCGCGGAGCCAGACGTCGAAGGCGACCAGGTTGAGGTTGACGGCGTTGAGCATCAGCTCGACGGACATCAGGACCAGGATCGCGTTGCGGCGTGCGAGGACTCCGTACAGCCCTGTGCAGAAGAGGAGGGCGGCGAGCACGGCGGGGTAGGCGAGGTGCATCAGCTCTGCTCCTTACTGCGCTTGCGGGACAGGACGATCGCGCCGACGAGGGCGGCGAGCAGCAGGACGGAGAGCGCTTCGAAGGGCAGGACCCAGTGCCGGAAGAGGAAGGCGCCGGTCGCCTCGGTGGACCCGTGGGCCGGTCCGTCCAGGTCGATCCAGGTGGTGCGGAAGGCGTCGACGACGACCCAGACGAGGGCCGCCGCGGCGGCGACCGCCACGCCGAGGGCCGCCCAGCGGTTGCCGGAGTCGGCGTCCGGGGAGCGGCCGATGGGGGCTTTGGTGAGCATCAGCCCGAAGAGAAGGAGGACGACGACGGAACCGACGTAGATCAGCACCTGCACCCAGGCGATGAACTCCGCAGTGAGCAGGAGGTACTCGACGGCGAGGCCGCCGAGCGCGACGACCAACCAGAGGGCGGCATGGACCAGCTGCTTGGTCGTGACGGTGATGAGGGCCGCTCCGAGGGTGGCGATGCCGACCAGGACGAAGGCGATCTCGATGCCGGTCGGGGAGAGGAAGCCGGGGTGGGCGATGGCCGCGGTGGCTGCGAGTGTCACTCCTTCC is drawn from Streptomyces sp. NBC_01717 and contains these coding sequences:
- the nuoK gene encoding NADH-quinone oxidoreductase subunit NuoK, which translates into the protein MHLAYPAVLAALLFCTGLYGVLARRNAILVLMSVELMLNAVNLNLVAFDVWLRDALHSGQALTLFTIAIAAAEIGIGLAIVLAVYRNRGSSDVDRLRDTAETDAAEALPGDSTEDQATAPAGKAKKAEATA
- a CDS encoding NADH-quinone oxidoreductase subunit J family protein, which translates into the protein MTLAATAAIAHPGFLSPTGIEIAFVLVGIATLGAALITVTTKQLVHAALWLVVALGGLAVEYLLLTAEFIAWVQVLIYVGSVVVLLLFGLMLTKAPIGRSPDADSGNRWAALGVAVAAAAALVWVVVDAFRTTWIDLDGPAHGSTEATGAFLFRHWVLPFEALSVLLLAALVGAIVLSRKRSKEQS